Part of the Streptomyces europaeiscabiei genome is shown below.
CACGTCCAGCAGGGCGCCCAGTTCGAGGAGTTCGACGCAGCGGTCGAGGTTCTCGCGGTAACGGGCGTCGGGGATGCGGTACATGCGGTGCATCAGCCGGTAGGAGTCGATGAGGGGGAGGTCCCACCACAGGGTCGTACGCTGCCCGAACACCACCCCGATACGCCGGGCGAGCCGCGTCCGCTCGCGGGACGGGTCGATGCCGGCGACCCGCAGCCGACCCCCGCTCGGGGTCAGGATGCCCGTCAGCATCTTGATGGTGGTCGACTTCCCGGCGCCGTTCGGCCCGATGTAACCGACCATCTCCCCTCTCGCCACCGTGAAGGAGATCGAGTCGACCGCCCGCACCTCGTGCCGCTCCCGGCGCATGAACCCGGTCTTCTTGCGGACGTCGAAGACCTTCTCCAACTGGTCGAGTTCGATGAACGCGCTGTCTGCCACGCTTGGCCTCACGGTTGGCTTCACGGTTGGCTCCCTAACTCCCCGTACTCCGATACGAACGCAGCCCCGCCCGCCACGCGACCCCCGCCAGCGCACAGCAGGCCACGCCGACCAGCGGGGGTGCGAAGGCCAGCCAGGCCGGCAGGTCGAGGGGGTAGGGGCGGCCCAGGATGTACAGCCCGGGCACCCAGTTGACGAAGGCGAGCGGCAGGACGAAGGTCACACCGCGCAGCAGGTCCTTGGCGAAGAGGGCCGGCGGGTACTGCAGCAGGGTCGCGCCGCCGTACGTGAAGGCGTTCTGCACCTCGGAGGCGTCCTGCGCGACGAACTGGAAGGCCGCGCCCCCGATGAACACCGCCGCGAAGATCAGTCCGCCGCTGCACACCATCAGCGGGATCATCAGCACCTTGACCGGTGTCCAGGCGATGTCGAGCGTGGTCAGGGCGTACCCGAGGACGAACAGGCCCTGGCTGACCCGGCCGAGGCGGCGCAGCGCGAACTTGTCGGCGGCGACCTGGGCGAGCACCGGGACCGGGCGGACGAGGAGGGTGTCCAGCGTGCCGTCGCGGACCCGGCGGCCGAGCCGGTCCATGGAGCCGATCATCAGATCCGCGAGCCCGAAGGCGACGGCGGAGGTGCCGTACAGCAGGGCGATCTCGGGCAGGGTGAAGCCGCCCAACTCGTCGACCTGGGAGAACATCAGCAGGATCGCGACGAAGTCGAAGGAGGTCGCCGCGAAGTTCCCGAAGGTCGTCATGGCGAAGGAGGCGCGGTAGGCCATCGTGGAGCGGATCCACATGGCGGCGATCATGCGGTAGGCGCGCAGCCCGTCACGGACACGGCGGTACGTGCCGTACTCGCCGAACGGGTTCTCCGCGGCCGACTCCTCTGCCCGCGCGCCCGCGCGTCCGCCCGCACGCTCACTTGGCCGATCGTCCGCGCGTTCGTCGAGGTCAGCCACCCTGGACCACCACCTTCCGCGTCGCCGCCGACTGGATCAGCCGCCCGACCACCAGCAGCACCGCCGCCCAGGCGAGCTGGAAGGCGTACGTCCCCCACGGGTCGGCCTCGCCCAGCAGGACGTCCGCCGGGGCCTGGAGCAGCGCGGACCAGGGCAGGAGGCGGGCGAGGTCGCCGAGCGCGCCCGGGAAGACGTTCAGCGGCAGGAGCATCCCGGAGAAGAAGACTCCGGTGAGCCAGGTGATCTGCATCGCTCCGGCGCCGTCGAGGAGCCAGAACGCCCACAGGGCCACGATGTACCGGATCGCGAAGCTGACGAGGGCCCCCAGGGCGACCGCGACGAGACAGGCGAGCCAGGGCAGCGGTCCCGGGGGCAGCGCCAGGTCGAAGAAGAGCGCGCCGCACACCATGGGGACGACACCGCGTCCGAGCAGCTGGAACAGGGCCCGGCCCATGTCCGCGGCGAGCCACCACATCTGGAGGTCGACCGGCCGGTACAGGTCGACCGCGATGTCCCCGGTCCGGATCCGCTCGATCAGCTCCTCCTCGAACCCCACGCTGCCCAGCACCATCACCGCGAACATGGCCTGGCCGACCCATACATAGGTGAGGGCCTGCGCCTGGTCGTAGCCGCCCAGGTGGGGCTTCTCGTGCCAGAGGGCCAGGTAGGTGTATGCGAGGATGAAGCCGAAGACGGTGTTGGTGAACACCCCCGCGGCGGTGGCCACCCGATATGTCGCGTACCGCCTGAAACCACCGGCGGCGACGGCGGCGTACAACCGCCCTGTGCCCACGAGGAAACCCCCATCCGCTGCGAAGAGTTAGGCGAAAGGCCGAGGCCTGGACCGATTCGGGCCGAAGCGAAGAAGCCTAGTCCGCGGCCGGTGGGGCCTGCCAGGCGTTTTCGGGGGCGGACGGTGGTGCTCGTGTGGTGTGCGGGGCACGTGTCGGGATCCGGGAACGGATCGAGCGGTACGAGAGTCTTTACTCAAGGGCACAGAACCGGCCCGGAGCGGGCGCAAAGCGTACGAGTCCGTACGGAAATGAACGTACGACGCGAAAACAGGAGCACGGCAGCACGATGAGCGACGAGCCGCAGCCGAAGCGGAACGGCCCGGGCTGGGCACCGAGAGACCCGGAGCGACGCACTCCGGGCACGACTCCGGGGTCCGGCGACAGCGCCGCCAAGGGGAACACCGACCCGAAGCCCGGCACGACGCCGGGCGGGAGCGCGGACACGGCGCCCAGCGGGGCGCCTGACGCGGCCTCCCTCCGGAGGCCTGACGCGGCGTCCGGCGGGAAGCCCGACGCGCCATCCGCCGGGAAGCCCGGCACGACGCCCGGCGGGAGGCCGGACGGAAAGCCCGGCACGCCGCCCGGCGGAAAGCCTGGCGGGCAGTCCGGTGCAGCGCCCGGCGCACCGTCCGGTGCGGCACCCGGCGCGCGGTCCGGTGCGGCACCCGGCGCGCGGTCCGGTGCGGCACCCGGCGCGCGGTCCGGTGCGGCACCCGCTGGACAGTCCGGTGCCGTGCCCGGCAGGCAGTCCGGTGCGGCGCCCGGAGCAAAGCCCGGCTCGGCTCCCTCCGGCTCGGCTCCCTCCGGCTCGACACCCCTCGGCTCGGCTCCCGGCGGGAAGCCCGGCACGGGATCCGCCCGGACGCCTCAGGCCAAGCCGACGCCGACCTCTGACGGCAAGCCTGTCGGGGCCCGTGACGGCAAGCCCGCCGGGCCTCGTGACGGTCGGCCGGCCGGGACCCGCGACGCCAAGCCCGTCGGTGCGCGTGACAGTGGCCCCGCCGGATCCCGGTCCCCGGACGCCAGACCCGTCGCCGGACGCGACGGCACCCCCGCCGGAGTCCCGGACGCCAGGGCGGCCAGGGCCGCCAGAGCTGCCAGGGCCGCCGGCGCACAAGGCGGCACCGCCGCCCCCCGGACGCCCGCCGCGGCATCCGGCACGGCATCCGGCGCCGCCGCTGACGACACCCCCACCACCACCCTGGGCATCACGCCGGGCCGGAAGTCCGCCGCGGCGGCCACGCGGCCCGTGGGCGACACGCCGACCCAGGCCCTGGGCGTCATCTCCGCAGGAAAGGCCACCGCCACCGCCGCCCCGGCACCCGCCGCCGCGCCCGACACCACGCCCAGCCCGGCGGCCGGGGGCGGCAAGGCGGAGAAGGGCAAGCGGCCCAAGCGCAAGGGGTGGAGACGGCTGTTCCCCACCTGGCGCATGGTGCTCGGCGCCTTCGTCATCGGGCTCATGCTGATCGTCGGCGCCTTCGTGCTGGGCTACAACATGGTCCACATCCCCAAGGCGAACGCGTTCGCGACCAAGCAGAGCAACGTCTACCTGTACGCGGACGGAAGCCAGATCGCCCGCGACGGCGAGGTCAACCGCGAGAACGTCCCGCTGTCGAAGGTCTCCAAGGCCGCGCAGCAAGCCGTACTGGCCGCCGAGGACCGCGACTTCTACTCCGAGCCGGCCATCGACCTCAAGGCGATGGCCCGCGCGGCCTGGAACACCGCGACCGGCAAGGGCAAGCAGTCCGGTTCGACGATCACCCAGCAGTACGTGAAGAACTACTACCTGGCCCAGGACCAGACCGTCACCCGCAAGGCCAAGGAGTTCTTCATCTCGATCAAGCTGGACCGCGAGGTGACCAAGGACGAGATCCTGGAGGGCTACCTCAACACCAGCTTCTTCGGCCGCAACGCCTACGGCATCCAGGCCGCCGCCCAGGCCTACTACGGCATCGACGCCGACGAACTCACCGCCGAGCAGGGCGCCTACCTCGCCGCCCTGGTCAACGCGCCCAGCATGTACGACGTCGTCGCCCACCCCGAGAACAAGAAAGCGGCCGTCGCCCGCTGGAACTACGTCCTCGACGGCATGGTCAAGGAGGGCTGGCTCGAGCAGTCCGAGCGGACCGGCGCGAAGTTCCCGATGCCGAAGCAGGCCACCACCTCCACCGCCTTCTCCGGCCAGCGCGGCTACCTCGTCGAAGCCATCAAGTCGTACCTCATCGAGCACAAGATCATCGACGAGAAGGCGCTGGAGAACGGCGGTGGCTACCGCATCACCACCACCATCCAGCCCAAGATGCAGGACGCCTTCATCAAGGCCGTCGACGACCAGCTGATGGACAAGCTCGACAAGAAGAACCGCAAGGTCGACAACTACGTCCGCGCCGGCGGTGTCTCCATCGACCCGAAGACCGGCAAGGTCATCGCGATGTACGGCGGCATCGACTACACCAAGCAGTACGTGAACAACGCGACCCGCCGCGACTTCCAGGTCGGCTCCATCTTCAAGCCCATCGTGTTCACCTCCGCCGTGGAGAACGCCTCCAACAACCAGAGCGGCCAGGCGATCACCCCGAACACGGTCTACGACGGCACCAACAGGCGCCCCGTGACGGGCTGGAGCGGCGGGACGTACGCCCCCGAGAACGAGGACTACGTCAACTACGGCGACATCACCGTCCGCCAGGCCACCCAGAGCTCCGTGAACTCGGTGTACGCGCAGATGGCCGTGGACATCGGCCCCGAGAAGGTCGAGAAGACCGCGATCGACCTCGGCGTGCCCAAGAACACCCCGGACATGAACCCGTACCCGTCCATCGCCCTGGGCACCGCCACCGCGAGCGTCCTCGACATGACGGAGGCGTACGCCACGCTCGCCAACCACGGCAGGCACGGCACGTACACGATGATCGAGAAGATCAGCAAGGACGGCGAGGTGGTCGACGTCCCCTCCACCGAGTCCACGCAGGCCGTCAGCCGCAAGGCCGCCGACACCACCACCTCCGTCCTGCAGAGCGTGGTCCAGAGCGGCACCGCCACCGCCGCCCAGTCCTCCGGCCACCCGGTCGCCGGCAAGACCGGCACCGCCGAGGAGGACAAGGCGGCCTGGTTCGCCGGCTACACCCCCGACCTCGCCACCGTCGTCTCCGTCATGGGCCAGGACCCCAAGACCGGCGCCCACAAGCCGCTGTACGGCGCGATGGGCCTGCCCCGCATCAACGGTGGCGGGGCGCCCACGGAGATCTGGGCGCAGTTCACCAAGACCGCCCTCAAGGGCAAGAAGGTGAAGGACTTCGACCTCGACCTCCAGGTCGGCGCCGACGTCGTCTACACCCCGCCCAGCACCCCCGCCGACGAGCCGGGCGCCACCGGCGACGAGGAGACCGCCGGCGCCACGGGCGACGAGGAGACCGGCGGCCCGACGGACGAGGACACCGGCGACGGCACCACCACCGGCGGCACGCCCACGACCGACGGCGGGACGACGTCCACCGGCGGCACGGCGACGGACGGAGGTACCACGTCCACCGGCGGCACGGCGACGGACGGCGGCACGACGTCCACCGGCGGCGCCACGACCGACGGAGGCACGACCTCCAGCGGCGGCGCCACGACCGACGGGGGCACTACGGACGGCGGAGCCACCACAGGGGGCGAGACATCGGTGGGACCGTTCGGGTAGCTACGGCTGCTCAGTGGCCGGAGGTGGCCTTCAACCCCACCACGGCCACGAGCAGCAGACACACGAAGAAGATCCGGGCGGCGGTGGTCGGCTCCCCCAGCACCACCATGCCGAACACCGCCGCCCCGGCCGCCCCGATCCCCACCCACACGCCGTACGCGGTACCGATGGGCAGCGTCCTGGCGGCATAGGAGAGCAGGACCATGCTGGCGACGATGCCCGCGCCGGTGAGCACGCTGGGCAGCGGCCGAGTGAATCCGTCGGTGTACTTCATCCCGACCGCCCAGCCGACTTCGAGCAGTCCGGCGACGACGAGCAGAACCCAGGCCATGACGAGCACCTCCGTGAGGGGATCAACGGGTGCGTCGTCTTTGCCTTGGCCCGGTACGGCGCGTCTCGTCGGGTTCACTCAAAGGTAGCAAGCAAAAGGTGGTGGGGGCTGGTGACCATGGTCACCAGCCCCCACCGCGTTTTGCCGCCTTCGAATCAGAGATACAGACCCGTGGAGTCCTCCGACCCCTCGAACCGGTCCGCGGCCACGGCGTGCAGATCGCGCTCGCGCATCAGGACGTACGCGACGCCCCGGACCTCGACCTCGGCGCGGTCCTCGGGGTCGTACAGGACACGGTCGCCGGGCTCGACGGTCCGGACGTTCTGGCCGACCGCGACGACCTCGGCCCAGGCGAGGCGCCGGCCGACGGCCGCCGTCGCGGGGATCAGGATGCCGCCGCCGGAACGCCGCTCGCCCTCGGCGGTGTCCTGCCGCACGAGCACACGGTCGTGCAGCATGCGGATGGGCAACTTGTCGTGCTGGGTCTTCTCGCTCACGCCCCGAACCTACCTGTCTCGATCCCGGTCCGCGTCAGGCCCTGCGGCGCCGCGCGCCGAGGGCGAGCAGCCCGACGACACCGACGACCACCAGGGCGACGGGCACGATGCGCTCGACCCTGGGCGCCCCGTCCTCGTCGACGAACTGGCCCCTGACGTCGCCGACCACACGGTTGACCGAGACGTAGGCCCTGCCGAGGGTGTGGTCGATGTTCGAGACGACCTTGGCCTTGGCGTCGCCCATGATCGTCTTGGGATGCACACGGACGCCGATCTCGTCGAGCGTCTCGGCGAGGTTGTCGCGGCGGCGCTTGATGTCCGCCTCGATCTCGGCCGGGGTTCTGATGTCCGAGGTCTCCGCCACCGCGCGGCCTCCCGTTGTCGGTTGTCCCTGAAATCTCTTGGGTGCGGACAGTCTGTCAGCTCGACCCGGCGCCGCACCGCCAGGGCCCGCCATTACGCTGGACCGATGAGCGAGCGACTCCAGCCCGGTGACGTGGCCCCCGCCTTCACCCTCCCGGACGCCGACGGCAACGAGGTGTCCCTGTCCGACCACAAGGGCCGCAAGGTCATCGTCTACTTCTACCCGGCCGCCCTGACCCCCGGCTGCACCAAGCAGGCCTGCGACTTCACCGACAACCTGGAGCTCCTCGCGGACGCCGGGTACGACGTCATCGGCATCTCCCCCGACAAGCCCGAGAAGCTCGCCAAGTTCCGCGAGAAGGAGTCCCTGAAGGTCACCCTTCTCGGCGACCCCGACAGAACGGCCCTCGACGCCTACGCCGCCTTCGGCGAGAAGAAGAACTACGGCAAGACCTACATGGGCGTCATCCGCTCCACGATCGTCGTCGACGAGGAGGGCAAGGTCGCCCACGCCCTGTACAACGTCCGCGCGACGGGCCACGTGGCCAAGATCATCAAGGACCTGGGCATCTGAGACCCGCAACAGCAGCCCCCACGGCCCGCACCGGAACGATCCGGTGCGGGCCGTTCCACATCTTGGGCGTGACTGTCCGATCAGCGGTTCGTTACTCCGTACGGGCCACGAACGGTTGGCCGGAAACGGAGATGAAGCGATGAGAATCAGCCCCTACACGAAGGAGCGGCTGGCGGAGGCGGCCGGGGCATCCCGGACACTTTCGGAGGCCATGGAGAAATTGGGGGTGGATCCGAAGAGTTCAACGCGACGGTACGTTCTCGGGCGGATGAAGCGGCTGGGGGTGGCTACATCCCACTTCGAGCGTGAGGCACCGCGATGGACCAGAGAAGTGCTCCAAACAGCCGTCTTGGCCTCGACAAACATGTACGAGGTGCTGCGGCACCTCGGGCTCGAAACCGTCGGTGGGCATCACACACACATCAGCCGCCGAATCAAGGCGTACGGCATCGACATCTCGCACTTCCAGGTACCGACCCAGCGCGGGAAGACCCGACACCCACGGACACCGGAGGGACTGCTCATCGAGCAGACTGCTACTCACGCCCGACGCGTCCAGAGTGATCGCCTTAGGTGGGCGATGACCGCCTCAGGGGTCCCAGAGCGGTGCGCCCATTGCGGTACGGAAGCGGTCTGGCGAGGTCATCCACTCCCCCTTGAGGTTGACCATATCAACGGCAGCTGGCGCGACAACCGCATCGAGAATCTCCGGTTCCTCTGCCCCAACTGCCACTCGACGACGGACAGTTACCGAGGGCGCGGCAAGGGGCGTGGCAGGGATGGCGCTGCATGAGTAGTGGCGTGCAGTACACCCGCGAGCGGTTGGCGCAGGCCGCCGAGCAATGCTCCAGCCTCGAAGAAGTTGTTGCCTATTTCGGCACGCAGCCATACGGCACGCTCTGCCGCTACCTCACGGAGAGATTCACCCGCTTCGGCATCGACATCTCACATTTCAGCACCTCCGGCAGGCGGGCCCGGCCGACGCGTGACGAGTTGCGTGCAGCAGTCTCCGCGTCGATATCCATCGCAGAGGCACTTCGCCGACTGCATCGCCCGGACAACGGCGGCCAGCGCGCGATGTTGCGTCAGTGGGTCGCCGAAGAGCGCCTTACGACCACGCACTTCCTGGGGCAGGCGCATCAACAGGGGAAGCCGGGCACGACTCCCGTCAAGCGCCCTCAGGACATTCTGGTCCAGCACAACGACAAGCACCGGACAAGGACTCACCTCCTGCGGCGCGCGCTCCGCGAAATCGGCGTATCCGAAGAGTGTGCAGAGTGCGGAATCGGCCCCGAATGGCTCGGCAAGCCCATGACGTTGGAGGTCGATCACATCAACGGAGACTGGAGCGACGACCGGCGCGAGAATCTGCGGCTCCTGTGCCCCAACTGCCACGCGGTCACCGACACCTGGTGCAGGGGAGGCCGTAGGCAGCACACAACTCCCGGTACGATGGCAGGCGGCTAGCGGCGGTGGCGCAACGGCGACGCAGCAGACTTAGGATCTGTGGCCCGTGATAGGGCTTGAGGGTTCGAATCCCTTCCGCCGCACACAAGCGGCCTGCGAATCAAAGGATTGATTCGCAGGCCGTTGTTGCGCGGACCTCACACCAACAGCTCCCGCAGCACCGGCACCAGCCCCCCGAACGCCTTCCCCCGGTGGCTGATCGCGTTCTTCTCCTCGGCCGTCAGTTCGGCGCAGGTTCGGGTGTCGCCGTCCGGCTGGAGGATGGGGTCGTAGCCGAAGCCGTTCGTGCCGGTGGGGGTGTGGCGCAGGACGCCCCGCAGTCGGCCCTCGACGACCCGCTCCGTGCCGTCCGGGAGGGCGAGGGCGGCGGCGCAGTTGAAGTGGGCGCCCCGGTGTTCGTCGGCGATGTCGCCGAGCTGGGCCAGCAGCAGCTCCAGGTTGGCCCTGTCGTCGCCGTGGGTGCCGGCCCAGCGGGCGGAGAAGATGCCGGGGGCGCCGTTCAGGACGTCGACGCAGAGGCCGGAGTCGTCGGCGATGGCGGGGAAGCCGGTGGCCTGTGCGAGGGCGTGGGCCTTCAGCAGGGCGTTCTCGGCGAAGGTGACGCCGGTTTCCTTGACGTCGGGGACGTCGGGGTAGGCGTCCGCGCCGACGAGCTCGTGGGCGAGGCCTGCGTCGGCGAGGATGGCCTTCAGCTCGGTGAGCTTTCCGGCGTTGCGGGTGGCGAGGATCAGGCGGGTCATGCCCCCCAGTATCGCGATCCCCGCCGCCCGGTTCGCATGGGTTACGAGGTGCAGACCTTCGTCAGTTCGCCCGCCGCGTCGGTGATGCCGCTGATGTCGGGGGTCGCGTCGCCGTTCTCCACGGCGGTGCGAGTGTCGGTGACGGCCTTCTGGAGGGAGTCGACGGCCTTGTTGACGTCGGTGTTGTCGGTCTTGTCACCGATCTCGTCGAGGTTCTTGTCGATGGAGGTGAGGGACTCCTCCAGCTGCGTGGGGTCGTCCGAAGCGTTCTGCACGGCCTGCTGGAGGTCGTTCACGCTCTGGGCGATGGCGTCGGCGGTCTGGACGCAGTCCAGGGCCTTGTTCACGGCGTCGCAGCCGGTCGTGAGCCCGGCCGTGAGGGCG
Proteins encoded:
- a CDS encoding GroES family chaperonin, coding for MSEKTQHDKLPIRMLHDRVLVRQDTAEGERRSGGGILIPATAAVGRRLAWAEVVAVGQNVRTVEPGDRVLYDPEDRAEVEVRGVAYVLMRERDLHAVAADRFEGSEDSTGLYL
- the bcp gene encoding thioredoxin-dependent thiol peroxidase, coding for MSERLQPGDVAPAFTLPDADGNEVSLSDHKGRKVIVYFYPAALTPGCTKQACDFTDNLELLADAGYDVIGISPDKPEKLAKFREKESLKVTLLGDPDRTALDAYAAFGEKKNYGKTYMGVIRSTIVVDEEGKVAHALYNVRATGHVAKIIKDLGI
- a CDS encoding transglycosylase domain-containing protein — encoded protein: MSAGKATATAAPAPAAAPDTTPSPAAGGGKAEKGKRPKRKGWRRLFPTWRMVLGAFVIGLMLIVGAFVLGYNMVHIPKANAFATKQSNVYLYADGSQIARDGEVNRENVPLSKVSKAAQQAVLAAEDRDFYSEPAIDLKAMARAAWNTATGKGKQSGSTITQQYVKNYYLAQDQTVTRKAKEFFISIKLDREVTKDEILEGYLNTSFFGRNAYGIQAAAQAYYGIDADELTAEQGAYLAALVNAPSMYDVVAHPENKKAAVARWNYVLDGMVKEGWLEQSERTGAKFPMPKQATTSTAFSGQRGYLVEAIKSYLIEHKIIDEKALENGGGYRITTTIQPKMQDAFIKAVDDQLMDKLDKKNRKVDNYVRAGGVSIDPKTGKVIAMYGGIDYTKQYVNNATRRDFQVGSIFKPIVFTSAVENASNNQSGQAITPNTVYDGTNRRPVTGWSGGTYAPENEDYVNYGDITVRQATQSSVNSVYAQMAVDIGPEKVEKTAIDLGVPKNTPDMNPYPSIALGTATASVLDMTEAYATLANHGRHGTYTMIEKISKDGEVVDVPSTESTQAVSRKAADTTTSVLQSVVQSGTATAAQSSGHPVAGKTGTAEEDKAAWFAGYTPDLATVVSVMGQDPKTGAHKPLYGAMGLPRINGGGAPTEIWAQFTKTALKGKKVKDFDLDLQVGADVVYTPPSTPADEPGATGDEETAGATGDEETGGPTDEDTGDGTTTGGTPTTDGGTTSTGGTATDGGTTSTGGTATDGGTTSTGGATTDGGTTSSGGATTDGGTTDGGATTGGETSVGPFG
- the rdgB gene encoding RdgB/HAM1 family non-canonical purine NTP pyrophosphatase yields the protein MTRLILATRNAGKLTELKAILADAGLAHELVGADAYPDVPDVKETGVTFAENALLKAHALAQATGFPAIADDSGLCVDVLNGAPGIFSARWAGTHGDDRANLELLLAQLGDIADEHRGAHFNCAAALALPDGTERVVEGRLRGVLRHTPTGTNGFGYDPILQPDGDTRTCAELTAEEKNAISHRGKAFGGLVPVLRELLV
- a CDS encoding HNH endonuclease signature motif containing protein, yielding MRISPYTKERLAEAAGASRTLSEAMEKLGVDPKSSTRRYVLGRMKRLGVATSHFEREAPRWTREVLQTAVLASTNMYEVLRHLGLETVGGHHTHISRRIKAYGIDISHFQVPTQRGKTRHPRTPEGLLIEQTATHARRVQSDRLRWAMTASGVPERCAHCGTEAVWRGHPLPLEVDHINGSWRDNRIENLRFLCPNCHSTTDSYRGRGKGRGRDGAA
- a CDS encoding ABC transporter permease, whose translation is MADLDERADDRPSERAGGRAGARAEESAAENPFGEYGTYRRVRDGLRAYRMIAAMWIRSTMAYRASFAMTTFGNFAATSFDFVAILLMFSQVDELGGFTLPEIALLYGTSAVAFGLADLMIGSMDRLGRRVRDGTLDTLLVRPVPVLAQVAADKFALRRLGRVSQGLFVLGYALTTLDIAWTPVKVLMIPLMVCSGGLIFAAVFIGGAAFQFVAQDASEVQNAFTYGGATLLQYPPALFAKDLLRGVTFVLPLAFVNWVPGLYILGRPYPLDLPAWLAFAPPLVGVACCALAGVAWRAGLRSYRSTGS
- a CDS encoding DMT family transporter; protein product: MAWVLLVVAGLLEVGWAVGMKYTDGFTRPLPSVLTGAGIVASMVLLSYAARTLPIGTAYGVWVGIGAAGAAVFGMVVLGEPTTAARIFFVCLLLVAVVGLKATSGH
- a CDS encoding ABC transporter permease, with protein sequence MGTGRLYAAVAAGGFRRYATYRVATAAGVFTNTVFGFILAYTYLALWHEKPHLGGYDQAQALTYVWVGQAMFAVMVLGSVGFEEELIERIRTGDIAVDLYRPVDLQMWWLAADMGRALFQLLGRGVVPMVCGALFFDLALPPGPLPWLACLVAVALGALVSFAIRYIVALWAFWLLDGAGAMQITWLTGVFFSGMLLPLNVFPGALGDLARLLPWSALLQAPADVLLGEADPWGTYAFQLAWAAVLLVVGRLIQSAATRKVVVQGG
- a CDS encoding DUF3618 domain-containing protein — encoded protein: MAETSDIRTPAEIEADIKRRRDNLAETLDEIGVRVHPKTIMGDAKAKVVSNIDHTLGRAYVSVNRVVGDVRGQFVDEDGAPRVERIVPVALVVVGVVGLLALGARRRRA
- a CDS encoding HNH endonuclease, translated to MSSGVQYTRERLAQAAEQCSSLEEVVAYFGTQPYGTLCRYLTERFTRFGIDISHFSTSGRRARPTRDELRAAVSASISIAEALRRLHRPDNGGQRAMLRQWVAEERLTTTHFLGQAHQQGKPGTTPVKRPQDILVQHNDKHRTRTHLLRRALREIGVSEECAECGIGPEWLGKPMTLEVDHINGDWSDDRRENLRLLCPNCHAVTDTWCRGGRRQHTTPGTMAGG